The bacterium genomic sequence TCTGTTCCTCGCCCTTGCCGTGTGGGTTTGGCGTCTAAGACGGGAGCAGACGTGAAAGCGTGCATTGGGCTATGAGCGCTCGTCGGGATAGAGCTAATCAGAGCTCTTGGCAGGCGTCGTCTGGAGGCTCTTGACGGCGCCCATCAGCGTTCGAGCGTGGTGGCGCATCAGGGCAAGACAGCTGTTTGCGTTGGGGTCTAGACCGACGGCCGAGGCGAGGAGGGTGATCTTGAATCCACCCAATTCGGCCAGCTGCCCGGGGAACGATTGCTCCGACAGCGGATCAAGGACGATGATGCGCACGTTGTTTCTGGCAAGCGTCCTGGCAAGCGTCCTGGCGGCGTCCGGTTGGGCGATGCGGGGGACCATCTGGTCCAGCCGGCCGACCACTGAAAGGTTGAATCGCCGAGCGAAGTAGAACATCCCATTACAGCCGGCGACCATTTTGATGCTCGAGGCGGGGGCCAGCTCGGTGGCCACCTCTGATTCCACACTGTTTAGCTCGGCGAAGTAGGCCATCCGCTCATGCTGGAGATACTTGGCCGCCTCAGGCAATATCGAGATGATGTCCATCTGAATGGCCAGCACCATCTCCCGCACATTGCCCGGATCGAGCCAGAAATACGGGTCAGTCAGTCCTGGGTAAGCGGCCGCATCGGTACCGATGTGCTTCCCTTCCCTGTCCAGAAGCCCCACGTTTTTCGACAGGTCAACGATCTTGAGGCCAGACCTGTCCAGGTCCCGAGTTATGTCGTCAACCCAATCATCGAGGCCGGCGCCGACCTTGATAAGCAGGTCCGCCTTGTATATGTGGACAACGTCCCTGGGCTTCTGTTGAAAGCTCAGCAATTGAACTTCATCCGAGACAAGGCTGGTTACGTTCACGTATTGCTCGCACGTCCGGACCACGAGGTCCTTGAGAATCGGTATCGTCACGACGACTTCGATCTTCGGCGTTGACCCAACACCCGGCACGTTGCGCTGCTTCCCAGCAAACTGCGGCATCTGCGTCAGGACCAAGAAGGTCAGAAGCGTCCAGACGGTCAAAAGCACTGACCCAAGGATTATCTTTGCTCTCAAAGCACTATCTGTCTGTCCCATTGATAGAGGGTTCTGGTCGATTCTTGCTGATCGGATTCTGCCACGCCTTGAGAGTTCCGCAAGTCGTTTGACCCTCCCCCAATAATCACATTGATGGGTGTTTGGGGTTTTATTGTGAGCGCCGTTGGGCTTATAATCGCTGAAGAAGGTTTACAAGCATGCGATCGAGCAGCCGGACGCACAAATCGCCTCGTCTTTGAATTCAGCTGAGGCGTGCCGAACTGCTGATCGTCGCTTCCTTCGCGGCCTGAAAAAGGGGTCAATGCAGAAGTGTGCCGCAATCCGCCTTCCGAAGAGCAGAAAACACGCCTAACTCGCCTAAAATCCCCGAATCTGCGCTCACCAACACACCTTTCCTTCACTGACACCCAAACAAACACATCGCCTGAACCCAAAAAGTCAGCCTAGACCGCTTGTCCCCAATAAACCTCATTTAGCGCAATCTGATTATTGGGGGAAGAACCTTTCGGTGAGGCTCGGAGCCTGCCGCTCGCCGTCCTATCTGCAAGAGGTTGACCTTCAGGCCCTCTGCACCCGTTCGGGCACTACTTCTTCGCGGACCGGAGAAAGGACCTGCGCAGACCGTTCAGGTCGAGCTCGACTGTGGTCGGTCGGCCGTGCGGGCACGTCATTGGGTGCTCGGTCTTGGCAAGCTGGTCAAGCAGCTCCTGCATCTCGGGGACCGACAGCGCCTCGTTGGCTTTGATGGCGGCCTTGCACGCATAAAGTGCGCACACCTCCTCGACCGGCCTGAAGGATAGGTCCTTGGGCTTTTTTGATCGGGCCATTAGCTCGCCCACCTCGGCCACAAGCTGCTCCACATCGTCATCTGACAACAGCAATGGCTTGGACTTGACGGCTATTGACCCGCCCCCGAAATCGTCAAGCTCAAGCCCTAGCGGCTCAAGAAGATCTTTCTTTGATAGCAGCAAGTCGTGCACCGCCGGCGCCACCTCCAGCACCATTGGCATCAACAGTCGCTGGCTTGGGATACTCCCCAGTTTGACCTGCCTAAGAAACTTCTCGTAGTATATCCGCTCGTGGGCGGCATGTTGGTCGATTATCACGACCGCGCCCCCTCCCTCTGCAACGATGAACGAGTTATCGATCTGGCCGACGGGGACAAGCCGCTTGCCAAAAAGGCCTAAAGTGGGGCCTGGCTCGTCCACCGGCTGAGCGTGAGGCCGTGCGGCTGCACCCGATGCCATCTGTGTGACCCCCTGAATCTCGCTCGATAGCGCGGTCTGCCCGCTGCCGGAGGCAGACCTCTGCTCACTGCGCAGGGGCGGCCTCGGGACCTCTTCAGTAGTTGCCGAGGTTTTTTGCGCTGCGGCCTCGGTGTGGTCCGGACGCGAGAGCCGCGTGGCGTCATGCGCCGGCTGCTCGGCCTCAACCGTCTGGGGGCTGTCATGATGCGCCAGGTCGATCGTTATCGGCTCGGATACACCAACGGGCGGCGTCCTGAGATTCGTTGCCACATCGACAACAGGACCTCTCAGCGTCCTGCGCAGCGTCTCGGCTACTGCCTGCTGGACAAACTGGCACACTCTGGCCTGACGAGCAAACCTGACCTGCCGTTTCGTCGGGTGAACGTTCACATTCACTTGCCTGGGGTCAACTCTGAGAAAAAGCACCAGCGCCGGATGCCGGCCACGCATCAGATATGGCTTATAGGCGTCGTAGATAGCGATTTGCAGCGGCTTCGAACTGACCGCGCGCCCGTTGACGAATATCGATTGCAGACGGCGGCCCGATGCGGTCGCCCTCGTTGGAAGGCCGATATGTCCCTTAAGAGCAAGCCCTTCGCAGCTGGCAGAGACCCCGACCATAGTGTTCAGGACCTCTTGCCCCAGAACTGCTGCGATGCGCTGCGCCAGACCATCCGAGGCGGCGGCGTCGATAACTCTCCTGTCGTTGTGAGTCAGCACGAAGCGCACTTCCGGCCGGCAAAGGGCATACTGTGTAGCCGTCTGATTCACCCAGAAGAACTCAGTGTCCGTGCTCGCCATAAAGGCCCTTCTGGCCGGCGTGTTGTAGAAAAGATTCGACACCTCCACCAGCGTGCCCTCGCGGCAGCCGACCTCCTCGACCTTCTTCAGAACGCCCCCGCGAATAACAATAACCGTGCCCGACTCCGCACCTCTCTCACGAGTCTTGAGCGTCACGTGAGCGACCGAGGCGATGCTCGCAAGCGCCTCACCCCGGAAGCCGAGCGTGGCGATGCTATCGAGGTCAGCGACGGTCCTGATCTTGCTCGTGCCGAACCGCTCGAAGGCCAGCAGGCTGTCATCCCGCCCCATCCCCACGCCATCGTCCTGAACGCGTATCAGCCGCTTGCCCCCTGCACGAACCTCGATCGTGATGTCCGTAGCCTCAGCGTCCAGTGAGTTCTCGACAAGCTCCTTAACCACTGAGGCGGGACGTTCAACCACCTCGCCGGCGGCAATTCTGTTCGCTACCAGCTCCGGGAGAATCTCTATCCTATTGGCCACTGCGTTCAGCCTCGATAAAGCTACGAATGTCCAATCTCAGGCGGGGAGCCGGCCAACGCTCCGAAGCTCCTCCTCCGTCAGCCCACCGGTTGCGAACTCGTGGATGCGTGCGTCCTGGGAACGCCTGAACTCACCGACGCTCATCACCGAGATGATCTTGCCCCCGTGGAGCATGGCTATCCGGTCAGTGAGCATAAACGCATTCTCCAAATCGTGCGTAACCACAATTGACGTTACCTCAAGCCTTTTCTGAAGCCGCCTTATCAGCCGGCTGATGACGTTGGCAGTTATCGGGTCGAGCCCGGTCGTCGGCTCGTCATAGAGTATTATCGGCGGACGAAGCGCAATCGCCCGCGCAAGCCCCACACGCTTTCTCATCCCGCCCGAAAGCTCGCCCGGATACTGGTCCTCGACGCCCGGCAGATCGACCATCGCAAGCGTCTCCTTGACAACCTCGAGCTGCTTCGCCTCGTCAAGATCGGTGTGCTCCCTGAGCGGATAGACCACGTTCTCGAAGATAGTCATCGAGTCGAAGAGAGCCGCGCTCTGGAACAACATGCCGATCTTGCGCCTCACTCGCCTGAGCTCGTCCTCGGACAGAGCAGTAACATCGTCTCCATCCACGATGATGTGCCCTGAATCAACCGGCATCAGGCCCGTCAGCGTCTTCAACATCACCGACTTGCCTATGCCGCTGCGACCCACGATCGTCAGCGTCTCCCCGCGCACCACCTGGAGGTTCACGCCATCGAGAACAATCAGCTCCCCAAAGCCCTTGTGAACGTCCTGATACTCTATGATAACGTCCGAATCTGCCATCTATCCGCGCCTCAACTGATCAAATAACTAGACTCATAATAGTCGGTTTGAGTTGCATTGACGAATCGGTTATGTGGGAGGTGGCATAGATGCTGAACGGCCACGCCAGAGCCAGGCTCCGGTGAAACCAACACA encodes the following:
- a CDS encoding metal ABC transporter substrate-binding protein: MRAKIILGSVLLTVWTLLTFLVLTQMPQFAGKQRNVPGVGSTPKIEVVVTIPILKDLVVRTCEQYVNVTSLVSDEVQLLSFQQKPRDVVHIYKADLLIKVGAGLDDWVDDITRDLDRSGLKIVDLSKNVGLLDREGKHIGTDAAAYPGLTDPYFWLDPGNVREMVLAIQMDIISILPEAAKYLQHERMAYFAELNSVESEVATELAPASSIKMVAGCNGMFYFARRFNLSVVGRLDQMVPRIAQPDAARTLARTLARNNVRIIVLDPLSEQSFPGQLAELGGFKITLLASAVGLDPNANSCLALMRHHARTLMGAVKSLQTTPAKSSD
- the mutL gene encoding DNA mismatch repair endonuclease MutL: MANRIEILPELVANRIAAGEVVERPASVVKELVENSLDAEATDITIEVRAGGKRLIRVQDDGVGMGRDDSLLAFERFGTSKIRTVADLDSIATLGFRGEALASIASVAHVTLKTRERGAESGTVIVIRGGVLKKVEEVGCREGTLVEVSNLFYNTPARRAFMASTDTEFFWVNQTATQYALCRPEVRFVLTHNDRRVIDAAASDGLAQRIAAVLGQEVLNTMVGVSASCEGLALKGHIGLPTRATASGRRLQSIFVNGRAVSSKPLQIAIYDAYKPYLMRGRHPALVLFLRVDPRQVNVNVHPTKRQVRFARQARVCQFVQQAVAETLRRTLRGPVVDVATNLRTPPVGVSEPITIDLAHHDSPQTVEAEQPAHDATRLSRPDHTEAAAQKTSATTEEVPRPPLRSEQRSASGSGQTALSSEIQGVTQMASGAAARPHAQPVDEPGPTLGLFGKRLVPVGQIDNSFIVAEGGGAVVIIDQHAAHERIYYEKFLRQVKLGSIPSQRLLMPMVLEVAPAVHDLLLSKKDLLEPLGLELDDFGGGSIAVKSKPLLLSDDDVEQLVAEVGELMARSKKPKDLSFRPVEEVCALYACKAAIKANEALSVPEMQELLDQLAKTEHPMTCPHGRPTTVELDLNGLRRSFLRSAKK
- a CDS encoding ABC transporter ATP-binding protein, with amino-acid sequence MADSDVIIEYQDVHKGFGELIVLDGVNLQVVRGETLTIVGRSGIGKSVMLKTLTGLMPVDSGHIIVDGDDVTALSEDELRRVRRKIGMLFQSAALFDSMTIFENVVYPLREHTDLDEAKQLEVVKETLAMVDLPGVEDQYPGELSGGMRKRVGLARAIALRPPIILYDEPTTGLDPITANVISRLIRRLQKRLEVTSIVVTHDLENAFMLTDRIAMLHGGKIISVMSVGEFRRSQDARIHEFATGGLTEEELRSVGRLPA